A single region of the Mycobacterium avium subsp. avium genome encodes:
- a CDS encoding HD domain-containing protein has translation MTTTSSIETIADIAIPDTALVREITEFIRDAEDDLLFHHSRRVFLFGALQGRRRGLQPDLELLYAGAMFHDLGLTERYRDSALRFEVDGANAAREFLLHRGVSKADADKVWLGIALHTTPGVPEFLDPEIALVTAGVETDVVGVGCDDLAPEALAAVVAAHPRPDFKTRILQAFNDGMKHRPHSTFGTMNADVLEHFDPTFARDNFVDLILNNGWPE, from the coding sequence ATGACCACCACTTCGTCCATCGAAACCATCGCCGACATCGCCATACCTGACACCGCATTGGTTCGCGAGATCACCGAGTTCATCCGGGATGCCGAGGACGACCTGCTTTTCCACCATTCCCGACGGGTATTCCTCTTCGGCGCGCTGCAGGGCCGGCGCCGGGGACTGCAACCGGACCTGGAACTGCTGTACGCGGGCGCCATGTTTCACGACCTGGGCCTGACCGAGCGCTACCGCGATTCCGCCCTGCGCTTCGAGGTCGACGGTGCCAATGCGGCGCGGGAGTTCCTGCTGCACCGCGGCGTCAGCAAGGCAGACGCCGACAAGGTATGGCTGGGCATCGCCTTGCACACCACCCCGGGGGTGCCCGAATTCCTGGATCCCGAAATCGCCTTGGTGACCGCCGGTGTCGAGACCGATGTGGTGGGCGTTGGCTGCGACGATCTTGCTCCCGAAGCGCTCGCCGCGGTGGTCGCCGCCCATCCGCGCCCAGATTTCAAAACGCGCATTCTGCAGGCCTTCAACGACGGGATGAAGCACCGCCCGCACAGCACGTTCGGCACGATGAACGCCGATGTGCTCGAGCACTTCGACCCGACTTTCGCCCGCGACAACTTCGTCGACCTGATCCTCAACAACGGCTGGCCCGAATAG
- a CDS encoding AMP-dependent synthetase/ligase translates to MTHAPASRPTTLCEAFQATAAKHPDAVALRTLGDATTITWRQYRDRVRAIAAGLAGLGVGNGDTVALMMSNRPEFHLCDTAVLHTGATPFSVYNTNPPELLAYQFDNADNHVVICEGTFLPQVLAAAQQGGTVEHVVCVDGAANGAIGLGQLEASPAADFDFERSWRAVGPDDVLTIVYTSGTTGPPKGVELTHTNFIENARITEEVGGITHADRAVSYLPDAHAANRWITHYQNLLYGLQITTVGDFKAVLPALTEVRPTLFLGVPRVWIKAKAGLEAAVDAEPAGKRALAKWAFGVGRARARAVSDGRPVGLAEKLRYAFADRLVLSKVRRRLGMDRLRIGVTGAAPIPREVHEFVLGLGIPVCEGYGMTECTAGATVNRPERIKIGTVGTPVPGTEVTVASDGEVLVRGKNVMRGYRKAPEKTAEAIDSDGWLHTGDIGEIDEDGYLRIVDRKKELIINAAGKNMSPTNIENTIAASCPLAGPVVVIGDARAYNTALITLDPDSVTEYAHAHGLSGSLRELVRNPAVRAEIEKGMAAANRRLSRVEQIKRYTVLADVWEPGSQYLTPTAKLKRKPIATGYAAQIDAMYTEQGKRSAGHSAASD, encoded by the coding sequence ATGACCCATGCACCGGCCAGCCGGCCCACCACCCTGTGCGAAGCCTTCCAGGCGACCGCGGCCAAGCACCCGGACGCGGTGGCGCTGCGCACCCTCGGCGATGCCACGACCATCACCTGGCGTCAGTACCGCGACCGGGTGCGGGCGATCGCGGCGGGGCTGGCCGGGCTCGGCGTAGGGAACGGCGACACCGTTGCGCTGATGATGAGTAACCGCCCCGAGTTCCATTTGTGCGACACCGCGGTCCTGCACACCGGTGCCACACCGTTTTCGGTGTACAACACCAATCCACCCGAGCTGCTGGCGTATCAGTTCGACAACGCAGACAACCACGTGGTGATCTGCGAAGGCACTTTCCTGCCACAGGTTCTCGCCGCGGCGCAGCAGGGCGGCACTGTCGAACACGTCGTGTGCGTCGACGGCGCGGCGAACGGTGCCATCGGGCTCGGTCAACTCGAGGCCTCCCCCGCAGCCGATTTCGACTTCGAGCGGTCATGGCGGGCGGTCGGGCCGGACGACGTGCTGACCATCGTCTACACCTCGGGCACCACCGGCCCTCCGAAAGGCGTTGAGCTCACCCACACCAACTTCATCGAGAACGCCCGGATCACCGAAGAGGTGGGTGGGATCACGCATGCCGACCGGGCGGTGTCCTATCTGCCCGATGCACACGCCGCCAACCGCTGGATCACTCACTATCAAAACCTGCTCTACGGCCTGCAGATCACCACCGTCGGCGATTTCAAGGCTGTGCTGCCCGCGTTGACCGAGGTGCGGCCGACGCTCTTCCTTGGCGTGCCGCGGGTGTGGATCAAGGCCAAGGCGGGTCTGGAAGCTGCGGTAGATGCGGAACCTGCCGGCAAGCGAGCGCTTGCGAAATGGGCGTTCGGGGTCGGCCGCGCGAGGGCCCGGGCCGTGTCAGATGGCCGCCCGGTCGGACTTGCCGAGAAGCTTCGGTACGCGTTCGCCGACCGGCTGGTGTTGTCGAAGGTGCGCCGGCGGCTGGGCATGGACCGGCTTCGGATCGGCGTCACCGGCGCGGCCCCGATCCCGCGGGAGGTTCACGAGTTCGTCTTGGGCTTGGGCATCCCGGTATGCGAGGGGTACGGGATGACCGAATGTACGGCCGGTGCGACCGTGAATCGTCCGGAACGGATCAAGATCGGAACGGTTGGTACCCCGGTTCCGGGGACTGAGGTAACCGTTGCCTCCGACGGGGAGGTGCTGGTGCGGGGCAAGAACGTGATGCGCGGCTACCGCAAGGCGCCCGAGAAGACCGCGGAGGCAATCGATTCCGATGGGTGGCTGCACACCGGCGATATCGGCGAGATCGACGAAGACGGCTACCTGCGCATCGTCGACCGCAAAAAGGAACTCATCATCAACGCCGCCGGCAAGAACATGTCGCCAACCAACATCGAAAACACCATCGCCGCTAGCTGCCCGCTGGCCGGCCCCGTCGTGGTGATCGGCGATGCTCGGGCGTACAACACCGCCCTGATCACCCTGGATCCCGACTCCGTCACCGAATATGCGCACGCGCACGGTCTTTCGGGTTCGCTCCGCGAACTTGTCCGCAATCCGGCGGTGCGCGCCGAAATCGAGAAGGGAATGGCGGCCGCCAATCGCCGGCTGTCGCGGGTCGAACAGATCAAGCGCTACACGGTGTTGGCCGACGTCTGGGAACCCGGCAGCCAATACCTCACACCGACGGCCAAGCTCAAACGTAAACCGATCGCCACCGGATACGCCGCCCAGATCGACGCGATGTACACCGAGCAAGGCAAGCGATCCGCAGGACATTCAGCCGCATCGGACTGA
- a CDS encoding SDR family oxidoreductase: MPSRRVLITGASRGIGRAVADRLAEGGHEPIGLARSAPKDFPGEFYEVDLADSYATAATLDKIVGHAAVHAVVNNVGFARFGRLGSIELDHLFDTYDLNVRAAVQVVQAALPGMLDAEWGRIVNVTSLTTLGTPERTPYAAAKAALEACTRIWAGELASAGITVNAVAPGPTETDMYRERSPVGSEREARFLQSIPLHRVARPREIAHAICFLLDEDAGYITGQILRVDGGGSIAA; this comes from the coding sequence ATGCCGTCGCGACGGGTTTTGATCACCGGGGCATCGAGGGGTATCGGCCGCGCGGTGGCCGATCGGCTGGCCGAGGGCGGCCACGAACCGATCGGCCTTGCCCGGAGCGCCCCCAAGGATTTTCCGGGGGAGTTCTACGAGGTCGACTTGGCCGACTCGTACGCAACCGCGGCGACGCTGGACAAGATCGTCGGGCACGCTGCCGTACACGCCGTGGTCAACAACGTGGGTTTCGCCCGGTTCGGCCGACTCGGCTCGATCGAGCTGGACCACCTGTTCGACACCTACGACCTGAATGTGCGCGCCGCCGTTCAGGTCGTGCAGGCGGCCCTGCCCGGCATGCTCGACGCGGAATGGGGCCGCATCGTCAATGTGACCAGCTTGACCACGCTCGGCACGCCCGAGCGGACCCCGTACGCTGCGGCCAAGGCGGCGCTCGAGGCGTGCACCCGCATCTGGGCGGGCGAGCTCGCCTCGGCCGGCATCACGGTGAACGCCGTGGCACCGGGACCCACCGAAACCGACATGTACCGCGAACGCAGCCCGGTCGGATCGGAACGCGAAGCCCGCTTCCTGCAAAGCATTCCGCTGCATCGGGTCGCCAGGCCGCGCGAGATCGCCCACGCGATTTGTTTTCTCCTCGACGAGGACGCCGGCTACATCACCGGTCAAATCCTGCGCGTCGACGGGGGCGGGAGTATCGCCGCGTAA
- a CDS encoding cellulose-binding domain-containing protein yields the protein MAGLDNHLKRCRTALHGAVSAVIVAVVAVLGLAIAPVADAAAPMATLTVEHTWQTGFIARFAITNSSTVPLSDWKLEFDMPAGQSVLHTWNSTLTQSGTHYVLTPANWNRVIAPGGSATGGFRGVLTGTYSPPTNCVLNGQYRCT from the coding sequence ATGGCTGGACTGGACAATCACCTGAAGCGCTGCCGCACAGCGCTTCACGGAGCCGTGTCGGCGGTGATCGTTGCCGTGGTTGCGGTCCTCGGCCTCGCCATCGCCCCGGTGGCCGATGCGGCCGCACCCATGGCGACGTTGACGGTCGAGCATACGTGGCAGACCGGTTTCATCGCCCGCTTCGCCATCACCAACTCGAGCACGGTGCCGCTGTCCGATTGGAAGCTCGAATTCGACATGCCGGCGGGCCAATCCGTCCTGCACACGTGGAACAGCACCCTCACCCAATCCGGCACGCATTACGTTCTGACGCCGGCGAACTGGAATCGCGTCATCGCACCCGGTGGTTCGGCGACGGGTGGTTTCCGAGGCGTGTTGACCGGCACCTATTCGCCACCGACGAATTGCGTGCTCAACGGTCAATACCGTTGCACCTGA
- a CDS encoding CoA transferase, which translates to MQPLIGVTVVSLAVNLPGPLAAARLAELGAAVTKVEPATEDPLAAAAPDWYARLIEHQNVLTLDLKDTGDRAKLDELLAGADLLITSMRPSALHRSGLARPQQKFPRLSLIEIVGHHGERAETPGHDLNYQAAQGTLTPPHMPKVPIADVLGAERAVSSALAALLQAAKAGAGQRYRVVLEEAAARAGDAVRYGLMGEGAVLGGAYPGYGIYASADGYVALGAIEPHFFARTCQVFGADGSHESLGAAFAAKTTAELEDLARHMDIPLNEVR; encoded by the coding sequence ATGCAGCCCCTGATCGGTGTCACGGTGGTGTCGTTGGCCGTGAACCTGCCCGGTCCGCTGGCGGCGGCCCGGCTCGCCGAACTGGGTGCCGCGGTGACGAAGGTGGAGCCGGCGACGGAGGATCCGCTCGCCGCCGCCGCGCCCGACTGGTACGCGCGGCTGATCGAGCACCAAAACGTGCTGACGCTCGATCTCAAGGACACCGGTGATCGCGCCAAGCTCGACGAACTGCTGGCGGGCGCCGACCTGCTGATCACCTCGATGCGGCCCTCGGCGCTGCATCGGTCAGGCCTGGCGCGCCCGCAGCAGAAGTTTCCGCGGTTGTCGTTGATCGAGATCGTCGGGCATCACGGCGAGCGCGCCGAGACCCCGGGCCATGACCTGAACTACCAGGCGGCCCAGGGCACGCTGACCCCGCCGCATATGCCGAAGGTGCCGATCGCCGATGTGCTCGGCGCCGAACGCGCGGTGTCGAGCGCGCTCGCGGCGCTGCTGCAAGCCGCGAAAGCGGGTGCGGGACAACGCTACCGCGTCGTGTTGGAGGAAGCCGCCGCCCGGGCTGGCGATGCGGTGCGCTACGGGCTGATGGGGGAGGGCGCGGTGCTCGGCGGCGCCTACCCCGGATACGGCATCTACGCGTCCGCCGACGGCTACGTCGCCCTTGGGGCGATAGAACCGCACTTTTTCGCCCGCACGTGCCAGGTGTTCGGCGCCGACGGGAGTCACGAAAGCCTGGGCGCGGCGTTCGCGGCCAAGACCACCGCCGAGCTGGAAGACCTTGCGCGGCATATGGATATTCCCCTGAACGAAGTGAGGTAG
- a CDS encoding TetR/AcrR family transcriptional regulator — translation MTNPRATNEDLTAKARIRNAALDLYAQYGEDRISLRDIASAAGVTLGLVQHHFKTKAGVRDAVDQLVVDYFAHALAQVPAEGSARHVAAARDEAVARMLRDNPPVVNYVRRAVLDPSEDRLHLLDALIELTRREITALRGSGMASTKRPESTQILGVLIRQMGELLLQPMVDAVWDRVAKPTDARKPRLRITVEN, via the coding sequence ATGACCAATCCGCGGGCGACCAACGAGGACCTGACGGCCAAGGCGCGAATTCGCAACGCCGCGCTGGACCTTTACGCGCAATATGGTGAAGATCGAATTTCGCTGCGCGACATAGCCTCTGCGGCCGGCGTCACCCTGGGGTTGGTGCAACACCACTTCAAAACCAAGGCCGGTGTGCGCGATGCAGTCGACCAGCTGGTGGTGGACTACTTCGCCCACGCGCTGGCCCAGGTTCCGGCCGAGGGCAGTGCGCGGCACGTCGCGGCGGCCCGCGACGAGGCGGTCGCCCGCATGCTGCGCGACAACCCCCCGGTGGTCAACTACGTGCGGCGCGCGGTGCTCGATCCCTCCGAGGATCGGCTGCACCTGCTCGATGCGCTCATCGAGCTGACTCGCCGCGAAATCACAGCCCTGCGGGGTTCGGGAATGGCATCCACCAAACGCCCCGAGTCCACCCAGATCCTGGGCGTCTTGATTCGCCAAATGGGCGAGCTGCTGTTGCAGCCCATGGTCGACGCGGTGTGGGACCGCGTCGCCAAGCCGACTGACGCCCGCAAGCCCCGGCTGCGCATCACCGTCGAAAACTAA
- a CDS encoding acyl-CoA dehydrogenase family protein, producing MSELFPDYRPSWETDQHRELRKHAAEFFRKEATPNQERWAAQHAVDREFWNKAGDAGLLGLDLPEEYGGAGGDFAMNVVVQEELAYAYDQGFGFAVHSPIVAHYIWAYGSDEQRRRWLPKIISGEAVLAIAMTEPGTGSDLQSVKTTARRDGDFYVINGSKTFISNGTHCDLLVIVAKTDPSKGAAGVSLIVAETDENLAGFERGRVLAKMGQHAQDTRELFFSDMRVPVANLLGAQEGLGFYQLMEQLARERLIIATICAALAEVAVLEAIKYSREREAFGRPIGKFQHTKFVLADCKTEALAIKTMVDYAVGQYLDGKNDPATASMAKLFAAEKSDQIVDKCLQIFGGYGYMTEYPIANMYTASRVNRIYGGTSEIMKEIISRSL from the coding sequence ATGTCCGAATTGTTTCCCGATTACCGTCCGAGTTGGGAGACCGACCAGCACCGCGAGCTGCGCAAGCACGCCGCGGAGTTCTTCCGCAAGGAGGCCACCCCGAACCAGGAACGCTGGGCCGCCCAACACGCGGTCGATCGGGAGTTCTGGAACAAAGCCGGGGATGCCGGTTTGCTGGGCCTGGACCTGCCCGAGGAATACGGCGGCGCGGGCGGCGACTTCGCGATGAACGTCGTCGTGCAGGAGGAACTGGCCTACGCCTACGACCAGGGCTTCGGATTCGCCGTGCACTCGCCGATCGTCGCGCACTACATCTGGGCCTACGGCAGCGACGAGCAGCGCAGGCGGTGGCTGCCCAAGATCATCAGCGGTGAGGCGGTGTTGGCCATCGCGATGACCGAACCAGGTACCGGGTCGGATCTGCAATCGGTGAAGACCACCGCGCGACGCGACGGCGACTTCTACGTCATCAACGGGTCGAAGACGTTCATCTCCAACGGAACTCACTGCGACCTGTTGGTGATCGTGGCCAAGACCGACCCGTCGAAGGGGGCTGCCGGGGTGTCGTTGATCGTGGCCGAAACCGACGAGAACCTGGCGGGGTTCGAGCGTGGCCGGGTGCTGGCCAAGATGGGCCAGCACGCGCAGGACACCCGCGAGCTGTTCTTCTCCGACATGCGGGTGCCGGTGGCCAACCTGCTCGGCGCGCAGGAGGGTCTGGGCTTTTACCAATTGATGGAGCAGCTTGCCCGCGAACGGCTCATCATCGCGACAATCTGCGCGGCGCTCGCCGAGGTCGCGGTGCTCGAGGCGATCAAGTACTCGCGGGAGCGGGAGGCGTTCGGCCGGCCGATCGGCAAGTTCCAGCACACCAAATTCGTGCTGGCCGATTGCAAAACGGAGGCGCTGGCGATCAAGACGATGGTCGACTACGCCGTCGGGCAGTACCTCGACGGCAAGAACGACCCGGCCACCGCGTCGATGGCCAAGCTGTTCGCCGCCGAGAAGAGCGACCAGATCGTCGACAAGTGCCTACAGATCTTCGGGGGCTACGGCTACATGACCGAGTATCCGATCGCCAACATGTACACCGCGTCGCGGGTCAACCGGATCTACGGCGGTACCAGCGAAATCATGAAGGAAATCATCAGCCGCTCGCTGTAA
- a CDS encoding AraC family transcriptional regulator, which produces MVGYRTLDVPEGVHRGMPSSMLTFIVSLDDGVEAADTATALPAARPTPLILGGLHLRASHVRQRRGQAGVQLAVHPLASRALFGLPSAELPVAEYDATAVLGRDIVDLHHRVAEAHRWPDVFALVAQYLIDARRRRDGATVRPEVLHAWHLLQRSRGLIPVTALADAVGVTTRHLATLFRREVGHSPKTVAMLMRFQHATGRIAESARRHGRVDLARVAADTGYSDQAHLSREFVRFAGVPPQRWLAEEFRNIQDGGHSLGSQWEHDCFESDRLVDTASP; this is translated from the coding sequence ATGGTGGGCTACCGCACCTTGGATGTGCCCGAGGGCGTGCACCGCGGCATGCCGTCGTCGATGCTGACCTTCATCGTCAGTCTCGACGATGGGGTGGAAGCCGCCGACACCGCGACCGCGCTGCCGGCTGCCCGACCCACGCCGCTGATCCTCGGCGGCCTGCATCTGCGGGCGAGTCACGTGCGGCAACGCCGCGGTCAGGCCGGCGTGCAGCTGGCGGTGCATCCGCTGGCCTCGCGCGCGCTGTTCGGTCTGCCCAGCGCCGAGCTTCCCGTCGCCGAGTACGACGCGACCGCCGTATTGGGACGAGACATCGTCGACCTGCACCACCGGGTGGCCGAAGCGCACCGGTGGCCCGACGTGTTCGCGCTGGTCGCCCAGTACCTGATCGATGCGCGACGGCGTCGAGACGGCGCGACGGTGCGTCCCGAGGTGCTGCATGCCTGGCACCTGCTGCAGCGCAGCCGCGGCCTGATACCGGTGACGGCCCTGGCCGACGCGGTCGGCGTCACCACGCGACATCTGGCCACGTTGTTCCGGCGGGAGGTCGGTCACTCGCCCAAAACGGTCGCGATGCTGATGCGGTTCCAGCACGCTACGGGGCGGATCGCCGAGTCGGCGCGCCGCCACGGTCGCGTCGACCTCGCCCGGGTCGCGGCCGACACCGGTTACAGCGACCAGGCGCACCTGAGCCGGGAATTCGTCCGGTTCGCCGGTGTGCCGCCGCAGCGGTGGCTGGCCGAAGAGTTCCGAAACATTCAAGACGGCGGGCACTCGCTCGGGTCACAGTGGGAGCATGACTGCTTCGAATCCGACCGTCTGGTTGACACTGCAAGCCCATAA
- a CDS encoding alpha/beta fold hydrolase, whose translation MFREPRVAYDATTVATHDGAQLHVRSYGSAFGQPIVLIHGFGCRIEYWNPQINALAAKYRVIAYDQRGLGRSTLGSDGVRPDVLGRDLAAVLDAVLAPGERAVLVGHSFGGITIMAWAQRFAAHAVSAVLLANTIAERFSATTMLLPFADRYRHIRRPLITALAGSTMTLPSIRWSRWPLQRMALSRYADRQAVDFVYEILADCRTDVRAVWGAGLSGLDVTAGLEKLTVPTTVVTGTEDRLTPPAVAHRIAEALQVRGSLHRFARFPRAGHCTNIEVPYAFNAEIEQLADATR comes from the coding sequence TTGTTTCGGGAGCCGCGGGTAGCCTACGACGCGACGACGGTGGCGACGCACGACGGCGCGCAGCTGCATGTGCGCAGTTACGGTTCGGCGTTCGGCCAGCCGATCGTGCTGATCCATGGTTTCGGATGCCGCATCGAGTACTGGAACCCGCAGATCAACGCTCTTGCCGCCAAGTATCGGGTGATCGCCTACGACCAGCGCGGGCTGGGCCGCAGCACGCTGGGCTCTGACGGCGTGCGCCCCGACGTGCTGGGGCGCGACCTTGCCGCCGTGCTCGACGCGGTGTTGGCACCGGGGGAACGGGCGGTGTTGGTGGGACACAGTTTTGGTGGGATCACCATCATGGCGTGGGCACAGCGCTTCGCCGCCCACGCGGTGTCGGCGGTGCTGTTGGCCAACACCATCGCCGAGCGCTTCAGCGCCACCACGATGCTGCTGCCATTCGCCGACCGCTATCGCCACATCCGCCGACCGTTGATCACCGCGTTAGCGGGCTCGACGATGACGCTTCCCTCGATCCGCTGGTCACGGTGGCCGCTGCAGCGGATGGCATTGTCCCGCTACGCCGATCGGCAGGCGGTGGACTTCGTCTATGAGATCCTGGCCGACTGCCGCACCGATGTGCGGGCGGTGTGGGGAGCGGGGCTGTCCGGGTTGGACGTCACCGCCGGGTTGGAGAAACTCACGGTGCCGACCACCGTGGTGACCGGCACCGAGGATCGGCTGACGCCGCCGGCAGTTGCACACCGGATCGCCGAGGCACTACAGGTCCGGGGCAGTCTGCACCGGTTCGCGCGGTTTCCCCGCGCCGGGCACTGCACGAATATCGAAGTGCCATACGCGTTTAACGCCGAGATCGAACAGTTGGCGGACGCGACCCGCTGA